Part of the Rhizobium sp. WYJ-E13 genome is shown below.
ATTCTGCAGCACGTTCGGCATCATCACGGCGACACGATCGCCTTTCTGCAGGCCGGTGCTCTGCAGCCAGGCGGCCACCTTGCGGGTCTGCGCTTCGAGCTCGCGATAGGTCATCACCTTGCCCATGCTGGAAAAGGCTTTCCGATCGGCAAAACGCGCGCAGCTCTTTTCCAGTAGATCCGGCAGCGATGCAAATTCCAGTGGGGGAATCTGGGCCGGAACGACGTCCGGATAGGTGGCAAGCCATGGTTTTTCCGGTTTCGCACCGCTTGGGTGGACGGAAATGCTGTTCATTTTCTCTCTCCCATTCGGCCGCCGAAACCGGGTTTGCACCGGCATCGATCGGGAGATTCCTCCATCTCCCGTCAAGGCAGCTTATGCCATTGCTTGAAGGGTTCAAGCGGATTGAGGCTACAATAACCTTGACGTAAACGTCAATATCCCGGCCGGTGCGTGCTAACATCATGCGTGAGGGAACTTTGAAGCACAGGGTACGTTTTGTGGGTGTGGATGAACCACGAGGAAACGACAAAGGAGGTGCACATGCTCAATCAGGATACCGACGCCACTCGCCGTGACCCGAATGTGAAGGATACGCCGACGCTGATCGCCAGCGACCGCGTTGAAGGCACCCGTGTTTATGGTGCCGATGGCAAACATATCGGTTCCATCGAACGTCTCATCCTCGGGAAGCAGGACGGTCGTGTCGCTTACGCCGTCCTGAGCTTCGGCGGCTTCCTCGGCATCGGCAATGATCACTATCCGCTGCCGTGGGAAAAGCTGACCTACGATACCCAGCTGGACGGCTACCGCATCGATCTCGCCAAGGACCAGATCGAAGGCGCGCCGAGCTACGCGGATGATGACGACACCTGGTATAACGATAATGGCCGCCGGGTCTATGACTACTATGGCGTGCCGCCCTACTGGATGTAACGTTATCCGCGAGGACGAGCCGGAAGAGGCCCCGCGAGAGCGGGGCCTTTCATTTTGCGGTCACGAGGTCGTTGGCTGAGCGCAGCACCGTGCCGACAACGATATCCTCGACCGAGATCTGCTTGTCGCTTGCCACGCGGAAGACATGGCTTTCGCCGGGCAGAAGAGTTACCAACATCGAATCCACCACGGCCGCGGGATCAAGCCGATCCGCCATCAGACACAGATCCTTAAGGAAGCTCTTCGCCGCGACGGTAACCTCATAGCCGTCGGCCAACCTTGCCACCGAAATACCAAGCTCCGGTGCGGGAAGCTTCAAATCGACATCCTCGACAAAATAATGGAAGGCTCGCTTGTCGAGCATCTGCACGACGATGACTTCCTCATTCGCCAAGCCGGCTGTTGCGATATCCTCAGGCAGAGCAAATTCCTTCACTTCGAAACGATCGCAGAGCAGCCGCCAGAATTCGAATTCCGCCAGCACCGCGCCATCCAGCCGCATGCGCTTGCCGCTGATCTTCGAGCGCCAGAACAGGGTCTGTTCGTTGACGGCGAAGGCCGAAAGGCCTTTGCCGCGTGGCTGGATCGTCAGCAGGCGAGGGTGAAAGGCCTGCTGCATCGCATACCAGAGCGGCTTGCGCCGACCGGCGGAATCGAGTGCTGCCCATGACGTGACCGGCCAGCAGTCGTTGAACTGCCAGACGACCGTGCCCTTGCAGATATCGCGATGCGAACGCATGTGCTCGACGGCGAAGCGGATGGCGCGCGCCTGGTTAAGCTGTGTTGCGAAATGCCAGTCATCCATCGTCTGCGGCACGGGCAGGTGTCCGGCAAGCCCCTTGATGAGCTTGTCATTGCCTTGCGTCGCCTTCTGGTGATGAAAGACGCCGCGCGATTCCGGCGTCAGCGGTTCGTCATGCACGCTCTCCTGGAGCGTCGCCCAGTTCGGCGGGGCCTGCCAACCGAATTCGGAGCAGAAGCGCGGAATGTAGTTGCGGTAGACTTCGTAACCGACATCGTTCCACACGTCCCAGATATGTTTGCAGCCGTGCCGGTCGTCATTGGGCTCGATATCCATGGAGCCGGAGTAGGGACTGCCCGGATAATAGGGCCTGATGGGATCGAGTTCGGCGCAAAGCTTCGGCAGCACATCGAGATAATAGCCGAGCCCCCAGCTGACACCGTCCTTGATGATCGGCCGCCAGCCCCACTCGTCGAAGCCCCAGATATTCTCGTTATTGCCGTTCCAGATGATGAGCGATGCATGCGGCATCAGCCGCACGACATTGTCGCGAACCTCGGCGACGATCTCGCTGCGCAACGGCTCCTCCTCCGGATAGGAGGCGCAGGCAAAGAGGAAATCCTGCCAGACGAGCATGCCGGCCCGGTCGCAGGCTTCGTAGAATTCGTCCCGCTCGAAGATACCGCCGCCCCAGACCCGCAGCAGATTGATGTTGGCGGCTTTCGCCTCGTCGATCCGCGCCGCATAGCGTTCCGCCGTCACGCGGGACGGGAAACAATCATCCGGAATCCAGTTGGAGCCGCAGGCAAAGATCGGCACGTCGTTGATGATGAAGGTGAAGGCCGAGCCATGCGTATCCGGTGACGTATCAAGCCGCAGCGAGCGGAAGCCAATCTGCTTCGAATAACGGTCGAGCATATCGCCGCTCTCGTCTTCCAGCCGGATCTCCAGCGGATAGAGCGGCTGAGCGCCGAGATGATGAGGCCACCAGAGTTGCGGCGAGGGGACGCGAACCTCGAACGAAACCTCCTCTGCATCCGCTTCGACTATGACCGTCTGCGTTACGCCGCCGATCTCGGCCGTGAGCGTCGCCGGCGCGGCCTCGCCATGTCGCGCTATCAGCGCATATACCTTGACCAGCCCATCGCCGCCCGCAAGCGTCGCCGAAACGCGTGTTTCTGCAAGCCGCGCCCGATCCCAACTCTCCAGCCGCACCGGTTTCCAGAGCCCGGCCGTGACCAGCGTCGGACCCCAGTCCCAGCCGAAATTGCAGGCCATCTTCCGCATTAGATTGCCCGGCCCGGGATAGTTGTTGGGCCGGTAGCCGTAATGTTTCTCCATCTCGGCGCCATAGGCATAGGCGGAATGGAAGGTGACGCTGAGCTCGTTTTCTCCATGCCGGAGCAGCGACGAAACGTCGAAGCGATAGGTGCGGTGCATGTTGAAGGTGCGGCCGATCTCCTCGCCGTTCAGGCGGATCGTCGCGATCGTATCGATGCCGTCGAAGACGAGTTCCTGCACCTGGCCAGCATCCGGCTCGGCTTCGAAGCTCAGCCGGTAGACCCATTCCGTCTTGCCGATCCAGTCATTGGTGATCTCGTTGATGTCGAGATAGGGATCGGGGATCAGCCGGTTTGCGAGCAGGTCGAGATGCACGCAGCCAGGCACCGTTGCTGGAATCGAAGCGGGCAGGCCGGTCCTTCCTGTATCGTTACAGGAAAGCGCCCAGCCGTTATGAAGGTCTCTCCTCCCAATCATGTCAGCCTCTTATGTTTATTGAAAACGGCCGTAGCGCTGCAGCACTTCGATCTTGTAGCCGTCAGGGTCGGTGATGAAGAAGAACAGTCCGAAGAGCTTGCCGTCGCGGTTGAGTTCCACGAGCTTGCCGGGATTGAGGCCGAGATCCGTCAGCCGCTTGTGCTCGACCTGCACTTCCTGGACGGAAACAGCCAAATGCCCATAGGCATCACCGAGATTATAGGGCTCGATACGGCCCTTGTTGACCGTCAGCTCCAGCTCGAAGCCGGTCTCTTCATTGCTCATATAGATCAGCGTGAAGGTCTCGAAATCGACGCGGTCGGCAACCTTCAGCCCGAAGACCTTGCTGTAGAAATCGACCGAGCGCGCCTCGTCCAACACGCGGATCATGGAATGGATCATCTTGGCCAAGGCGGGTCTCCCATTACGACTGTCTCCGCTGCCTTGGTAGCCGCCCTTTCAAGCCGGACGCAAGCCCATTCTGCGCGTGATTGCGCCTTCCAGCATGCCGATGACATCATAGATCAGCACCGCCATCAGGCCGACGATCAGACCGCCCTGCAGGATGAAGGCGGTATTGTCGGAGATCAGGCCGGCAATGATGACCTCGCCAAGACCCTTTGCCGCAACCGTCGAACCGATCGTCGCCGTGCCGATATTGATGACCGTCGCAACCTTCAGCCCTTCGAGGATCAGCGGCAGGGCCAGCGGCAATTCGACCTTGAAGAGACGCTGCGTGCCGTTCATGCCCATCCCGTCGGCAGCATCCAGCACCTGCGGCGACACCTGCTTGAGGCCCGCGACCGTATTCTCGAAGATCGGCAGCAACCCGTAAAGGAAGAGCGCGATCAGCGTCGGCGCAGCACCAAAGCCGGTGGCGGGAACGGCAAGCGCCAGAACGGCGACCGGTGGAAAGGTCTGGCCGGCATTGGCGATGGCGCGCGATAGCGGCAGAAAGTCTGCCCCACTCGGGCGGGTAACGAAAATGCCGCCGAGAACGGCCAACATTGCGCTGCCGATGATGGAGACGAAAACCAGCTCCAGATGGCCGAGCGCCAGCGAAGCAAGACTGTTCTGCATATAGACGGGCGGCGCATTGTTGTTGGTCAGCGGCACCAGCATGAAGGAGAGCCACTCCGTCCTGAAGATCAGGATGAGAAGCAGCACCAATGCCAGCGCGCGAAAGAGGTTGGCGATGATGAATTTCATGCCTTGCGGCCCAGTTCGAGCAGCCGTTCCATCGAGATCGAACCGACCGGCGCCTTGTTGGCGTCCTGCACGGCTGCCTCATCGACGCCCTGCCAGATCATTTCGGCCAGCGCATCGCGCAGGTTCAGCGACTGCGCCAGCGAATAGGGCAATCCGGGCTTGGCAGGCTCCATGCTGTCCTTCAGCGGCGTCAGCGACATCAGTTTCAGCGCCCGGTCGGACGTGCCGGTCAGTTGCTGCACGAAAGGATCGGCAGGCTCGGTCAGGATCTTCTCCGGCGTCGAGCATTGCAGCATCTTGCCGCCGCTCATGACGGCAATCTGATTGCCGAGATGGAAGGCTTCGTCCATGTCATGCGTGACGAGGACAACGGTCGTCCCGAACTGTTTCTGGATCGCCAGCAGATCGTCCTGCGCCTTGCCGCGGATGACGGGATCGAGCGCCCCGAACGGCTCGTCCATCAGCAGCAGTTCCGGCTCGGCGGCCAGCGCCCGGGCGACGCCGACGCGCTGCTGCTGGCCACCCGACAATTGATGCGGATATTTTTCCGCAAAACTTGCCGGGTCGAGATTGAAGAGGCCAAGCAACTCCTTCACACGCCTGTCGGTACGATCAGCATCCCAGCCGAGAAGTTCCGGCACGGTGGCGATATTCTGTGCGACAGTCCGGTGTGGAAAGAGGCCATGCCCCTGGATCGCATAACCGATCTTGCGGCGCAGCTCCGTCGCAGGCACGTCCATGATATCCTGCCCGCCGACGAAGATCTGTCCTTCGGTGATCGGCACCAGCCGATTGATCATCCGCATCAGCGTCGATTTGCCGGAACCCGACGTGCCGACGATGACGGTAATCGAGCCCTTCTCGATACTGACAGAGACATTGTCGACGACGGTTGCAGAGCCGTAGCGCTTGGTGACGTTCCTGATCTCGATCATGCTCATGCGGCTGGCCCCTGGATGCTTTCGATGACCGCATCGAGGATGACGGCCGAGGAGAAGGCGAAGAAAACGGTCGGCACGGCGCCGAGCAGGACGAGGTCCATGGCTGTCTGGCCAAGCCCCTGGAAGATGAAGATGCCGAAGCCGCCGCCGCCGATCAGCGCGGCGATCGTCACCATGCCGATCGCCTGCACGAGCACGATGCGGATGCCGGTGAGGATGACGGGAAAGGCAAGCGGCAGGTCGATGCCGGTCAGGATCTGCCGGCGCGTCAGCCCCATGCCGGCGGCAGCGTCACGCACCGAGGGATCGACACCCTCGAGGCCGACCACGGTATTGGCGACGATCGGCAGAAGCGAATAGAGCACGAGCGCAATCAGCGCCGGCGCCGTGCCGATGCCGCGAATGCCGATATCGGCGGCAAGCGGTACATGCGTGGCGAGATAACCGAGCGGCAGCATCAATATGCCGAAAAGCGCCAGACTCGGGATGGTCTGGATGAGGCTCAACGTCTGCAGCACGATGGCGCGCAGTTTTGGCACCCAGAAACAGAGGATGCCGAGCGGCAATCCGAGAACGATGGCAATGGCGAGCGAACCGAAGGCGAGAAGCAGATGGGAATAGGCTTCGGTCCAGAACTGCGCCGAGCGCGTGGAGAATTCCCTGAGGATCGACAGGCTGTCGAGCAGGCCGGAGGAGAGGCAGGTGGCGAGCAGGGCCGTATAGGCGACAAGGGCCGCAACCCGCATCCACGGCGTCAGCCGGATCTTCACCAGCGCGTCGGAGATGATAAGGCCGATGACCCCGAAGAGCACCCAGAAGCTGCCGCCGGGCGTCATGCGCGCCACGGTGCTGCCGGGCGGGGTTGCAGCCGTCGCTGTCAGCCCGATGGCGGCGATCAGCCCCGCAAGGCAAAGCGTGCCGAGGGCGAGCCGGATGAAAGCGTTGCGCAGGAAGAGCGTTGCCAAGGCTGTGGCAGCCAGCAGAGCCAGCAGGATGAGGACTGATGTCTGAGGAAGAAGCTGCGTCAGCAGCATCGGCTTGCCGGCGGCGATACGGTTTGCCTTCACATAGATGAAAGGCAGAAGGGTTGTTGCCGCAATGCCGCCTGCCACCAGTACCACGCCGAGCCGGTCCAGCTTGCGGACCGCTAAGGTTTCTTCCATCGATCCAACCCTGTCCGGAAAGTGCCCCGCCCGGATACCGAGCGGGGCGCATCAGCCAATTATTTCAGGAAGCCTTTTTCTTTGAGATAGGCTTCGGCAACGGACTTGGCAGGCTCGCCATCGACCTGGATCTT
Proteins encoded:
- a CDS encoding ABC transporter permease, which translates into the protein MEETLAVRKLDRLGVVLVAGGIAATTLLPFIYVKANRIAAGKPMLLTQLLPQTSVLILLALLAATALATLFLRNAFIRLALGTLCLAGLIAAIGLTATAATPPGSTVARMTPGGSFWVLFGVIGLIISDALVKIRLTPWMRVAALVAYTALLATCLSSGLLDSLSILREFSTRSAQFWTEAYSHLLLAFGSLAIAIVLGLPLGILCFWVPKLRAIVLQTLSLIQTIPSLALFGILMLPLGYLATHVPLAADIGIRGIGTAPALIALVLYSLLPIVANTVVGLEGVDPSVRDAAAGMGLTRRQILTGIDLPLAFPVILTGIRIVLVQAIGMVTIAALIGGGGFGIFIFQGLGQTAMDLVLLGAVPTVFFAFSSAVILDAVIESIQGPAA
- a CDS encoding glycoside hydrolase family 2 protein; translated protein: MIGRRDLHNGWALSCNDTGRTGLPASIPATVPGCVHLDLLANRLIPDPYLDINEITNDWIGKTEWVYRLSFEAEPDAGQVQELVFDGIDTIATIRLNGEEIGRTFNMHRTYRFDVSSLLRHGENELSVTFHSAYAYGAEMEKHYGYRPNNYPGPGNLMRKMACNFGWDWGPTLVTAGLWKPVRLESWDRARLAETRVSATLAGGDGLVKVYALIARHGEAAPATLTAEIGGVTQTVIVEADAEEVSFEVRVPSPQLWWPHHLGAQPLYPLEIRLEDESGDMLDRYSKQIGFRSLRLDTSPDTHGSAFTFIINDVPIFACGSNWIPDDCFPSRVTAERYAARIDEAKAANINLLRVWGGGIFERDEFYEACDRAGMLVWQDFLFACASYPEEEPLRSEIVAEVRDNVVRLMPHASLIIWNGNNENIWGFDEWGWRPIIKDGVSWGLGYYLDVLPKLCAELDPIRPYYPGSPYSGSMDIEPNDDRHGCKHIWDVWNDVGYEVYRNYIPRFCSEFGWQAPPNWATLQESVHDEPLTPESRGVFHHQKATQGNDKLIKGLAGHLPVPQTMDDWHFATQLNQARAIRFAVEHMRSHRDICKGTVVWQFNDCWPVTSWAALDSAGRRKPLWYAMQQAFHPRLLTIQPRGKGLSAFAVNEQTLFWRSKISGKRMRLDGAVLAEFEFWRLLCDRFEVKEFALPEDIATAGLANEEVIVVQMLDKRAFHYFVEDVDLKLPAPELGISVARLADGYEVTVAAKSFLKDLCLMADRLDPAAVVDSMLVTLLPGESHVFRVASDKQISVEDIVVGTVLRSANDLVTAK
- a CDS encoding PRC-barrel domain-containing protein — protein: MLNQDTDATRRDPNVKDTPTLIASDRVEGTRVYGADGKHIGSIERLILGKQDGRVAYAVLSFGGFLGIGNDHYPLPWEKLTYDTQLDGYRIDLAKDQIEGAPSYADDDDTWYNDNGRRVYDYYGVPPYWM
- a CDS encoding VOC family protein, producing the protein MAKMIHSMIRVLDEARSVDFYSKVFGLKVADRVDFETFTLIYMSNEETGFELELTVNKGRIEPYNLGDAYGHLAVSVQEVQVEHKRLTDLGLNPGKLVELNRDGKLFGLFFFITDPDGYKIEVLQRYGRFQ
- a CDS encoding ABC transporter ATP-binding protein, producing MSMIEIRNVTKRYGSATVVDNVSVSIEKGSITVIVGTSGSGKSTLMRMINRLVPITEGQIFVGGQDIMDVPATELRRKIGYAIQGHGLFPHRTVAQNIATVPELLGWDADRTDRRVKELLGLFNLDPASFAEKYPHQLSGGQQQRVGVARALAAEPELLLMDEPFGALDPVIRGKAQDDLLAIQKQFGTTVVLVTHDMDEAFHLGNQIAVMSGGKMLQCSTPEKILTEPADPFVQQLTGTSDRALKLMSLTPLKDSMEPAKPGLPYSLAQSLNLRDALAEMIWQGVDEAAVQDANKAPVGSISMERLLELGRKA
- a CDS encoding ABC transporter permease, which codes for MKFIIANLFRALALVLLLILIFRTEWLSFMLVPLTNNNAPPVYMQNSLASLALGHLELVFVSIIGSAMLAVLGGIFVTRPSGADFLPLSRAIANAGQTFPPVAVLALAVPATGFGAAPTLIALFLYGLLPIFENTVAGLKQVSPQVLDAADGMGMNGTQRLFKVELPLALPLILEGLKVATVINIGTATIGSTVAAKGLGEVIIAGLISDNTAFILQGGLIVGLMAVLIYDVIGMLEGAITRRMGLRPA